One genomic window of Evansella cellulosilytica DSM 2522 includes the following:
- a CDS encoding SDR family oxidoreductase: MKILVVGANGQIGKHLVTFLQQSEGMQAKAMIRNEQQADFFESKGAETVIVDLEQDIDPIANAAKDVDAIVFTAGSGPHTGKDKTIMVDLDGAVKTIEAAKLANVKRFIMISSFDTRRDAIQHAPASFAPYVAAKHYADDWLRRTDLDYTIIHPGGLTNEKGIGHVTVGEEVERGEIPREDVARVIVNCLENNATIGKEFQLITGSTPINKAIDEL, encoded by the coding sequence ATGAAAATTCTTGTTGTAGGTGCCAATGGACAAATAGGAAAACATCTTGTTACTTTTCTTCAACAGAGTGAGGGTATGCAAGCAAAGGCAATGATTCGTAACGAACAACAGGCTGATTTTTTTGAATCTAAAGGAGCAGAGACAGTTATTGTCGATCTTGAACAAGACATTGATCCAATTGCTAACGCAGCTAAAGATGTCGATGCAATTGTGTTTACTGCTGGTTCTGGTCCACATACAGGAAAAGACAAAACGATTATGGTTGACCTTGACGGAGCGGTTAAAACAATTGAAGCAGCGAAGTTGGCTAACGTAAAAAGGTTTATTATGATTAGTTCCTTTGACACGAGACGAGATGCAATACAACATGCACCTGCTTCATTTGCACCTTATGTTGCAGCAAAACATTATGCAGATGATTGGTTAAGGCGAACAGATTTAGATTATACCATCATCCATCCTGGTGGATTAACTAACGAGAAGGGCATAGGACATGTGACTGTAGGAGAAGAAGTAGAAAGAGGAGAGATTCCAAGAGAAGATGTTGCACGTGTTATCGTTAATTGCTTAGAAAACAACGCAACGATCGGAAAGGAATTTCAGTTAATTACAGGCTCCACACCGATAAATAAAGCG